The proteins below come from a single Cannabis sativa cultivar Pink pepper isolate KNU-18-1 chromosome 3, ASM2916894v1, whole genome shotgun sequence genomic window:
- the LOC115711419 gene encoding F-box/LRR-repeat protein At5g63520 isoform X2, with translation MEPEPPPPPFSSSSSKNDTKLAKTTDLFPLTDDLLHKILSRLPAVSFASAACVSKSWNHLCNQVLSRPKLASALSLDPSPEIAVSEVVDKVLAEPIRPHFVLASIGSGFRLYDVSRLISRKLGSKTPLIISTSLGVIGRDAVTDEVTEVKWISLAGDLSDDDGSVTAEDDNFGIVLTVGFVPGLVVDVVPLLRPTKEPRNAMLEKFVTDIRGFCSSVSGGQSPVGIIVFGEGLVDMKPIVNILDYAMPKETVIVGDERGRFLYKSGNESRNFCGSAKYFTDAVALVFAKDRNRAYGNGNIQFHVALSNGVTPVGPRYKAASVKRNCSDHSTWLTAKLEGQQAVLDGQRILNDINDELGDHAGSSDLYIGVTTRRNCSIRSEKPRLLTSLAFHGVVEGDEEYLYVSGEGIRTGDYFQFYRSDPEAALSSIISVTQKIQNLKLDQNQKNSCSQIFGGLIFSCYGRSEPFFASNVDSVPFLENLAEVPFGGIFCGGEIGRGPSSLVDEDRQESPVSCCLHVYSTVYLVMTCTPP, from the exons ATGGAACCAgagccaccaccaccaccattctCCTCTTCCTCATCCAAAAACGACACCAAATTGGCCAAAACGACAGACTTATTCCCATTAACAGACGATCTTCTCCACAAAATTCTCTCCAGACTACCGGCGGTGTCGTTTGCTTCGGCTGCTTGCGTCAGCAAGTCCTGGAATCACCTCTGTAACCAGGTCCTCTCTCGTCCCAAGCTCGCCTCCGCTCTCTCTCTCGATCCTTCTCCAGAG ATTGCTGTGAGTGAGGTTGTTGATAAAGTTCTTGCTGAGCCAATTCGACCCCATTTCGTTCTTGCAAGTATTGGAAGTGGGTTTCGCTTGTATGACGTTTCCAGACTT ATTTCAAGGAAATTGGGTTCGAAAACACCATTGATTATATCAACTTCTCTTGGAGTAATTGGAAGAGATGCTGTTACTGATGAAGTTACAGAG GTTAAGTGGATTAGTTTGGCTGGAGATTTAAGTGATGATGATGGCTCAGTAACTGCAGAAGATGACAACTTTGGTATAGTTTTAACAGTTGGATTTGTGCCAGGACTAGTAGTTGATGTTGTCCCATTGTTACGGCCAACAAAG GAACCTCGAAATGCAATGCTTGAGAAATTTGTTACAGACATAAGGGGTTTCTGCTCCTCTGTTTCGGGTGGTCAATCCCCAGTAGGGATTATTGTCTTCGGA GAAGGGCTTGTTGACATGAAACCAATAGTCAACATTTTGG ATTATGCTATGCCCAAGGAGACTGTTATTGTGGGTGATGAGAGAGGTCGCTTTTTGTACAAGAGTGGAAATGAGTCCCGAAATTTCTGTGGAAGTGCAAAATACTTTACTGATGCAGTAGCTCTTGTATTTGCCAAGGATAGAAACAGGGCTTACG GCAATGGAAACATTCAATTCCATGTCGCATTATCCAATGGAGTGACACCAGTTGGCCCACGATACAAGGCAGCTTCTGTTAAAAGGAATTGTTCTGATCATTCAACTTGGCTGACGGCGAAATTAGAAGGGCAACAGGCTGTTCTCGATGGGCAAAGAATTTTGAATGATATCAATGATGAG TTGGGGGATCATGCTGGTTCTTCTGATCTGTACATTGGAGTTACGACGAGGAGAAATTGTTCTATCCGATCAGAAAAGCCAAGATTGCTAACATCTTTAGCTTTCCATGGAGTTGTAGA GGGAGATGAAGAGTATCTTTATGTAAGCGGTGAAGGTATCAGAACAGGAGATTACTTTCAATTCTACCGTTCGGATCCTGAAGCTGCATTGAGCTCAATCATTAGTGTCACTCAAAAGATACAAAACTTAAAGCTAGATCAAAACCAGAAGAACAGCTGTTCTCAAATTTTTGGAGGTTTGATTTTCTCATGTTACGGCCGCAGTGAACCCTTCTTTGCAAGCAACGTCGACAGTGTCCCATTTCTTGAGAATTTAGCCGAGGTTCCATTCGGTGGAATATTTTGTGGAGGGGAAATTGGGCGTGGCCCTTCGAGCTTGGTTGACGAAGATCGGCAAGAAAGTCCTGTCAGCTGCTGTCTGCATGTCTATAGCACTGTTTATCTTGTGATGACATGTACTCCTCCTTAG
- the LOC115711419 gene encoding F-box/LRR-repeat protein At5g63520 isoform X1: MEPEPPPPPFSSSSSKNDTKLAKTTDLFPLTDDLLHKILSRLPAVSFASAACVSKSWNHLCNQVLSRPKLASALSLDPSPEIAVSEVVDKVLAEPIRPHFVLASIGSGFRLYDVSRLISRKLGSKTPLIISTSLGVIGRDAVTDEVTEVKWISLAGDLSDDDGSVTAEDDNFGIVLTVGFVPGLVVDVVPLLRPTKEPRNAMLEKFVTDIRGFCSSVSGGQSPVGIIVFGMEQEGLVDMKPIVNILDYAMPKETVIVGDERGRFLYKSGNESRNFCGSAKYFTDAVALVFAKDRNRAYGNGNIQFHVALSNGVTPVGPRYKAASVKRNCSDHSTWLTAKLEGQQAVLDGQRILNDINDELGDHAGSSDLYIGVTTRRNCSIRSEKPRLLTSLAFHGVVEGDEEYLYVSGEGIRTGDYFQFYRSDPEAALSSIISVTQKIQNLKLDQNQKNSCSQIFGGLIFSCYGRSEPFFASNVDSVPFLENLAEVPFGGIFCGGEIGRGPSSLVDEDRQESPVSCCLHVYSTVYLVMTCTPP, from the exons ATGGAACCAgagccaccaccaccaccattctCCTCTTCCTCATCCAAAAACGACACCAAATTGGCCAAAACGACAGACTTATTCCCATTAACAGACGATCTTCTCCACAAAATTCTCTCCAGACTACCGGCGGTGTCGTTTGCTTCGGCTGCTTGCGTCAGCAAGTCCTGGAATCACCTCTGTAACCAGGTCCTCTCTCGTCCCAAGCTCGCCTCCGCTCTCTCTCTCGATCCTTCTCCAGAG ATTGCTGTGAGTGAGGTTGTTGATAAAGTTCTTGCTGAGCCAATTCGACCCCATTTCGTTCTTGCAAGTATTGGAAGTGGGTTTCGCTTGTATGACGTTTCCAGACTT ATTTCAAGGAAATTGGGTTCGAAAACACCATTGATTATATCAACTTCTCTTGGAGTAATTGGAAGAGATGCTGTTACTGATGAAGTTACAGAG GTTAAGTGGATTAGTTTGGCTGGAGATTTAAGTGATGATGATGGCTCAGTAACTGCAGAAGATGACAACTTTGGTATAGTTTTAACAGTTGGATTTGTGCCAGGACTAGTAGTTGATGTTGTCCCATTGTTACGGCCAACAAAG GAACCTCGAAATGCAATGCTTGAGAAATTTGTTACAGACATAAGGGGTTTCTGCTCCTCTGTTTCGGGTGGTCAATCCCCAGTAGGGATTATTGTCTTCGGA ATGGAACAGGAAGGGCTTGTTGACATGAAACCAATAGTCAACATTTTGG ATTATGCTATGCCCAAGGAGACTGTTATTGTGGGTGATGAGAGAGGTCGCTTTTTGTACAAGAGTGGAAATGAGTCCCGAAATTTCTGTGGAAGTGCAAAATACTTTACTGATGCAGTAGCTCTTGTATTTGCCAAGGATAGAAACAGGGCTTACG GCAATGGAAACATTCAATTCCATGTCGCATTATCCAATGGAGTGACACCAGTTGGCCCACGATACAAGGCAGCTTCTGTTAAAAGGAATTGTTCTGATCATTCAACTTGGCTGACGGCGAAATTAGAAGGGCAACAGGCTGTTCTCGATGGGCAAAGAATTTTGAATGATATCAATGATGAG TTGGGGGATCATGCTGGTTCTTCTGATCTGTACATTGGAGTTACGACGAGGAGAAATTGTTCTATCCGATCAGAAAAGCCAAGATTGCTAACATCTTTAGCTTTCCATGGAGTTGTAGA GGGAGATGAAGAGTATCTTTATGTAAGCGGTGAAGGTATCAGAACAGGAGATTACTTTCAATTCTACCGTTCGGATCCTGAAGCTGCATTGAGCTCAATCATTAGTGTCACTCAAAAGATACAAAACTTAAAGCTAGATCAAAACCAGAAGAACAGCTGTTCTCAAATTTTTGGAGGTTTGATTTTCTCATGTTACGGCCGCAGTGAACCCTTCTTTGCAAGCAACGTCGACAGTGTCCCATTTCTTGAGAATTTAGCCGAGGTTCCATTCGGTGGAATATTTTGTGGAGGGGAAATTGGGCGTGGCCCTTCGAGCTTGGTTGACGAAGATCGGCAAGAAAGTCCTGTCAGCTGCTGTCTGCATGTCTATAGCACTGTTTATCTTGTGATGACATGTACTCCTCCTTAG